The proteins below come from a single Euleptes europaea isolate rEulEur1 chromosome 5, rEulEur1.hap1, whole genome shotgun sequence genomic window:
- the LOC130477802 gene encoding carboxypeptidase N subunit 2-like, which produces MLQTDSSSPRLQWHITLGCWKQQWAWHQSRPLDLGQRTLSLGGDLCGARRQAAAALSRSAPCPARRGMPPPDKGQGSLCRSRNGSSATQPPGAKQPDARLARTGPLWFVPCGRVSPSSMKPAGLALLLLVLVLLLLGAGHSQAPCSSDEEYGCPKDNQDVYTSARDVTEIPKSAPPIVSEMFFIQTSLLKVKEGAFRNIPNLEKLLFLGNNIRTIEVGAFDNLGKLEEMEISGAQLGHLPGGVFRNLPALQKLNLRDNQITGVGDGLFDGLARLTDLYLHVNEIPSLPDGIFDGLPKLTTLHLAKNKISNLPKDLFKQLTQLKTLRLYENEIHELPERSLENQQGLKELTLQHNKIQTLPPDLLRNLPSLEKLFLNNNRIQVLPGEAFFGLRKMKQLKLASNRIEMLPGQLFGPMPLLRELDLSMNNLSSLDSLLSLPVVKTLKVSNNHLESIPEGLFNSWGKLTSVDLSGNPWRCDCHLLYLHSWMRNNPSKARDANKVVCRSPEDLAGKEVSGLTEDQLICLTTTPLSTPTFTLATAVPSAREILTIAGVTSTTHETPTTASEITTTTKRSTTIPQSTTTKTTLESTPTPQATSTSVGHTTASEITTTTERSTTIPQSTTTIKTTLESTPTPQATSTSVGHTTASEITITTERSTTIPQSTATIKTTPGTHTMVHLRCSIGTDFCCWCGHNNASAGNRRILLQCSFVY; this is translated from the exons ATGCTGCAGACGGACAGCTCCTCCCCACGGCTCCAG TGGCACATCACCCTGGGGTGCTGGAAGCAGCAGTGGGCCTGGCACCAAAGCAGACCTCTGGATCTGGGCCAGCGCACGCTATCTCTCGGGGGAGACCTGTGTGGAGCACGCAGACAAGCGGCAGCCGCCCTGAGCAGATCAGCACCCTGCCCGGCCAGGCGTGGGATGCCTCCTCCAGataagggccagggcagcctctgccgaaGCCGGAACGGCTCCAGCGCCACACAACCTCCGGGGGCCAAACAG CCGGATGCCAGGCTCGCCAGGACGGGCCCTTTGTGGTTCGTGCCCTGTGGCCGTGTGTCTCCCTCCAGCATGAAGCCCGCCGGCCTTGCCCTGCTTCTCctcgtcctcgtcctcctcctcttggGAGCTGGACACAGCCAGGCACCCTGCAGCAGCGACGAGGAGTACGGCTGCCCCAAGGACAACCAGGACGTCTACACGAGCGCTAGAGACGTGACGGAGATCCCGAAGTCGGCCCCTCCCATCGTTTCCGAAATGTTCTTTATCCAAACCAGCCTCCTCAAGGTCAAAGAAGGGGCCTTCCGGAACATCCCCAACCTGGAGAAACTCCTGTTCCTTGGGAACAACATCCGCACCATTGAGGTGGGAGCCTTTGATAATTTGGGGAAACTGGAGGAGATGGAAATCTCTGGGGCTCAGCTGGGCCACCTGCCTGGGGGCGTCTTCCGAAATCTGCCTGCTCTGCAGAAACTGAACCTGCGTGACAATCAGATCACAGGGGTGGGGGACGGGCTTTTTGACGGTCTGGCCAGGCTGACGGACCTTTACCTTCATGTCAATGAAATCCCTTCTCTCCCTGACGGCATCTTCGACGGGCTTCCCAAACTCACCACCTTGCACTTGGCCAAAAATAAGATTTCAAACCTCCCAAAGGATCTCTTCAAGCAACTGACTCAGCTGAAGACTCTTCGGCTGTATGAAAATGAGATTCACGAGCTCCCCGAGCGGAGTCTGGAGAACCAGCAGGGCTTGAAGGAGCTCACCCTCCAGCACAACAAaatccagactctgccccccgACTTGCTAAGGAATCTTCCCAGCCTGGAGAAGCTTTTCCTGAACAACAACCGGATCCAAGTCCTCCCAGGGGAGGCCTTCTTTGGGCTGAGGAAAATGAAGCAGCTGAAATTGGCTTCCAACCGGATCGAAATGCTTCCTGGGCAGCTTTTTGGCCCGATGCCCCTGCTCAGGGAGCTGGACCTGAGC ATGAACAACCTCTCTTCTCTGGACAGCCTGCTATCTCTCCCAGTAGTGAAGACCCTCAAGGTCTCCAATAACCATCTGGAGAGCATCCCCGAGGGCCTCTTCAACAGCTGGGGAAAGCTCACCTCAGTGGATCTCAGCGGGAACCCCTGGAGGTGTGACTGTCATCTTCTCTACCTCCACAGCTGGATGAGAAATAATCCCTCCAAAGCTCGAGATGCCAATAAGGTTGTGTGTAGAAGCCCCGAGGATCTGGCCGGGAAGGAGGTCAGTGGACTAACTGAAGACCAGCTCATCTGCCTGACAACCACCCCCCTTTCAACCCCCACCTTCACTTTAGCCACAGCAGTTCCCTCAGCCAGAGAAATCCTCACAATTGCTGGGGTTACTTCCACAACCCATGAGACTCCAACCACAGCCTCCGAAATCACGACCACCACCAAGAGGTCCACCACCATTCCAcagtccaccaccaccaagaccaCCCTTgaaagcacccccaccccccaagccacCAGTACCAGTGTGGGCCACACCACAGCCTCTGAAATCACAACCACCACCGAGAGGTCCACCACCATTCCAcagtccaccaccaccatcaagaCCACCCTTgaaagcacccccaccccccaagccacCAGTACCAGTGTGGGCCACACCACAGCCTCCGAAATCACAATCACCACCGAGAGGTCCACCACCATTCCACAGTCCACCGCCACCATCAAGACTACACCAGGCACCCACACCATGGTTCACCTCCGTTGTTCCATAGGCACAGACTTCTGCTGCTGGTGTGGTCACAACAACGCCTCAGCCGGCAACCGACGGATCCTCTTGCAGTGCTCATTCGTCTACTAG